Below is a window of Pirellulales bacterium DNA.
GGCTACGACGACGCGCGGCTGGAACTGGCTGACGTGGCCACAGGGCGGCGGACGCCCTTGGTGGGTCATTCTTTGGGAGTGACCTGCGCCGCTTTTTCGCCCGACGGCGGCACCCTGGCGAGCGGCAGTTTCGACGGCACGCTGCGGCTCTGGAGTGTGGCGACGGGCCAGGAATACTACACGCTCGAGCGTCGGCCGAACGGCGATTTCCGCACCGTCGTTTTCTCGTCCGACGGCCGCTCGTTGGCCGCGTCGGGCCGCGACGGCGCCGGCGGCCGCGTCAGCCTCTGGGAAGTAAAGTAGCAGGCACGCTCCGTGTGCCGTCGCCTTCCGCCGCCGCCTTTTGGTGTTGCGCTCCTGACCGTGGGCTTGCACCGGAGCTTGATGATTACCACCTGATCTTCGAGCTCCGCGAGCGCCGGCATGAGACGCTCTTTACGGACCAGCTCGCAATGCATATTCTGGAGTTGTCGAAATTCAACAAGGCGTTTGAGTCATTGAGGCGGGCGCCATGTCCGGGCCTTCGACGCGCTGGTGGGGCGGCACGCGGCGGTAGGATGGGCATCGACAAACAACGAGGTCTGCGATGAGCGTTGAAATTCCGTCGGATCTGGTGCCTTTTGTGCATTCCGTGATCGCCAGCGGACGCTGCGGAAGCGAGGGCGAAGTTGTGAGTGAGGCACTGCGATTGCTCGAAGCGGTCGATCGCCGTCGCGGGCAATTGCGCGCCGACGTGTTGGAAGGCATCAACTCCGGCGAGTCGGTTCCGCGGGCGGAGGTGGACCGGCAACTCAAAGAGTGGTCGGCGCGGCTCACCGCCGAAAAGGCCGCAGCCAAGGGATGAGCGCCGCCGAGTATTCGCCGAAGGCGCTGGACGATCTGAAGTCGATATTCGTGGCTTACTACAGGCAGGCTTCCAACGGCATCCGCGTCGAGCGGGTCTTGCACGCGGCACGCGACACCGAAGCGTTCTACGAGTGATCGGGCTCAGAGAGATTGCCGAGGCGACCTCCCTCGGTCTCTGGTAGAAGCCAACGAAGAAAACCTCTCTTCGTTTCCTTCGTTCGCTTCTGTTCGCTTCTTTGTGTGCGTCGGCGGTGCCAACGCAGGTCGGCCGTCATCCGTGCCCATCCGAGCAATCCGTGGTCAATTGTATGCGCGCAGCACCAACCGCCGGCCTCGCTCGGCCGTTTTCTTTTCCGTCCATCGTAGCCGCTCGCCGCCCAAACGCAAGGAATTTTTCTCTCTGAACCAATTTTTTGTGACCGAGGCCCCGCGTTTTACGGAACACCTAATAGAGAGACCGCGGCCCGGCGGGGGTACGCCGCCTGCCAAGGCAGCGGTCAGCATCCGATTGAGAAACCGCCGAAAGAACCGCGATCAAGTGGCCTCCCGACGATTTGCCGACCCGGCCCTGTTCCCTGTGCCCTACTCCGCCATGGTCGCGGCCCGCGAGATCGATCGCGTCGCGCTCGACCTGATTCGTCGCGGGCGGGTGTTTTTCAACGTCTCGGGCGCTGGGTGCGAAGCCACCGCCTGTCTGGCGCGTCACCTTCGGTCCGGTGATTGGCTGCAGGCCCAGTACCGCGACAAGGCCCTGCTCTTGGCTTGCGGTGTGCCGGTCGAAGAGTGCTTGGCCAGGT
It encodes the following:
- a CDS encoding type II toxin-antitoxin system ParD family antitoxin, giving the protein MSVEIPSDLVPFVHSVIASGRCGSEGEVVSEALRLLEAVDRRRGQLRADVLEGINSGESVPRAEVDRQLKEWSARLTAEKAAAKG